The Rickettsiales bacterium DNA window TGAGGCAGAGGGTGCGAAAGCTGCTTCTATAGATGCGGCCTCAGCTGAAGCAACGGTTGATAAGGCTTTGCCAACCGAAGAAGAGGCGGAAATGCGCGGGCTCGATGGCGATGAGGTCGATGCGTTGTTAAACAATAGCGGCGAGTAGCCCTCCATTACAAACTCTTAACTCCAATTTTGAACCCTTTTATGTTAGCGTGCCGCCATGAATTGGCTTAAAGCGCATATATTCTCGGTTAGTTACCTACTTTTGATCCCGTTCTTGAACTGGGCATTTAGTTGGGCACCTGTGTGGGATCTGCCGGGCGGCGGAAGCTGGACACCCTTTGCTGCATTGCCGGGGCTAGTGCTTGTATTTAGAGATTTTTCGCAACGTGAGATTGGCAACAAGGTGCTGATTCTATTGTTGGTGGGGACGGTGCTGTCTTACTTTCTCGCCGCACCGGAGATCGCTTTGGCCAGTGGGTTAGCCTTTCTAGTCAGCGAATTTGTCGATTGGCTGGTCTATACCGTCACCAAGCGCCCACTATCTTCGCGTATTTTTATGTCCAGCCTGATCGCCGCACCGATTGATACGTGCCTGTTCCTTTACGGCGCCGATATGGTCGTGCCGGGCGTGTTGACCCTAGGCTCCATCATCGCCTCAGTACTTAGTAAATTAGCGGCTGCACTTGCCGTTGCATGGATGGTAAAAAGGCGGGAAAGAGCTGTAAGTTAGCGGTTTTGAGCTGTTTGCGGCGCGTTCTTTTCGGCCTCATATTTCTCGGTGAAGTTATTGCGATAGTTGATGTTGGCGGAAGGTGAAGGTTGTTGAACTGGAGTTTTACTTAATGTTGCCGTGGGACGATGTCGAAGGGGGGAGGGATCCATGATGTCAGTAGTCGTATGATTTTTAAAGTTTTCCTGTTTTTTGGCGTAAACGCCAACGCCAAATATACTCGCTGCGACTAATGCTACTGGGAGGGTAAAACTTGTTGCTAGGCCAATAGCTATCGTTACGGCAGCTGTTATTTTTAAGACGTCGCTTACAGCAAGGTTAGAAGGTTTATTCATCGAAAGTGCAGAACTCTTTTCTTGACTAACAGCATAGTTTGGATGGGGAGAGATATTCATCTCAGCATTGAGGTGGGTGAGGTTTCCCGCTTTGATTTGCTGTTTATAGAATTCGGCTTGTTTACCGGAGCGAGAGGCATCTCGGTTGGCTTGGCTCCATTTTTCTGTATCAATTCCTTCGCGTAAGGAGAATGCTTGAAGATTATCATGTTTCATTACATGCTCTAGGCTGGGGACATGTTCTGGTTGAGTGATTTTAACGGGATCATAGCTCACATACATGCCAGTACCTTTGCCGCGTGCAATAGTTTCTTCGAACGGTTTATTTGGATCTTCAGGGCAAGTATAGAGCCAGCCAGGTTTTATCCCTTTGGGCTTTCCTGCGTAAACAATGCATGGAACTCCATTATCGACAGAAGTGCTTCTGGTATTTTCAGCTTTCAGTGCAAAGACTTTTGCCCATAATTTATCGGGCGTTACAAAGGTGTGTGGTCGATTTGGATCACCTTCATCCTTACCAACTGGCGCTCTACTAGGATCCAAATACGGCTTGTCCGTCTGATGGATAGCGGTTTGGGTGCCATGATAGAAGGTTTGCGAACTCATCCGTCAATTGTAACGGATCGGCGTTACAGTTTAATGACAGTTTAACCCGCCATATAGTCTGGCAACCAGCTTTCGTTTAGCTCGCGTAGTTCAGCGATTTTGGTGCTGAATTGGCCTTCGATGTTTAGCTCATCGCCGCCGGTGGTGCCGAGTTCGGTTAGGATGATTTCGGTGGCGGTTGCGGCCTCGCGGATGGCTTGCGTGTGCTCAGGGGCAACGGCTAGCACATAGCGTGCTTGGTCTTCACCGTAAGCAAAGGCGATAGTGTTTTTGCCTTCTGGCAGAGCCACGTTCATACCAATACCGTTTTTGAAACACATTTCCGTGAGGGATACGAGCAAGCCGCCATCAGACAGATCGTGGCAGGCGCTGACGCGACGCTCAGAAATCATTTTGCTAACGAAACTACCATTATCATATTCAGCATCTAGATCGACAGGCGGTGGTGCGCCTTCTTCACGACCTTCAATTTCGCGCAAGTAAAGTGAAGCGCCTAAATGGCCTTCAGTTTTTCCGACGAGGAAGAGGGTGAGATCGTTACTCTCCACATGCGAAGCAATCGCCGTATCGAGTTCTTTAATTAAACCAACGCCGCCAATGGCTGGAGTCGGGTGGATGCCAGTGCCGTTGGTTTCATTGTAAAGCGAGACATTACCC harbors:
- a CDS encoding VUT family protein, with protein sequence MNWLKAHIFSVSYLLLIPFLNWAFSWAPVWDLPGGGSWTPFAALPGLVLVFRDFSQREIGNKVLILLLVGTVLSYFLAAPEIALASGLAFLVSEFVDWLVYTVTKRPLSSRIFMSSLIAAPIDTCLFLYGADMVVPGVLTLGSIIASVLSKLAAALAVAWMVKRRERAVS